One window of the Betta splendens chromosome 21, fBetSpl5.4, whole genome shotgun sequence genome contains the following:
- the LOC129603466 gene encoding trace amine-associated receptor 13c-like: MMEQAELCFPLLLNSSCWRPTPPPADNVLLYFVLFVISVLTAALNLLVIIAISHYRQLRSPTNLLLLSLAVSDFLVGFLVMPVEILTMYTCWVLGDLMCALYFFIPVILISASVGSMVLISLDRYVAVCDPLRYSSRITDKIAIVSVSLCWTCSVFYSIFLLYDNLQHPGRYNSCYGECVVIINGDVDLFVAFIIPIAVIIVLYVRVFVVAVSQARATHSNVAAVTELSMSRLIRKSELKAGRTLGVVVVVFLMCYSPYYCLCLTAGDILIGSSTEALMSFVMYFNSCLNPVIYVLFYPWFRKAVKHIVSLRILQPGSCDVNILERDT, encoded by the exons ATGATGGAGcaagctgagctctgctttccACTGCTCCTCAACAGCTCCTGCTGGCGGCcgacgcctcctcctgctgacaACGTGCTCCTTTACTTTGTTCTGTTCGTCATCTCTGTACTCACTGCTgctctcaacctgctggtcatcatcgcAATCTCACATTACAG GCAGCTTCGCTCCCCCACAAATTTGCTGCTCCTCTCACTGGCAGTGTCAGACTTCCTGGTGGGTTTCTTGGTGATGCCAGTTGAAATCCTCACGATGTACACATGTTGGGTCCTGGGTGACCTCATGTGTGCTTTGTATTTTTTCATACCTGTCATCCTAATCTCTGCTTCAGTAGGAAGCATGGTGCTCATTTCACTTGACCGCTATGTGGCAGTTTGTGACCCTCTGCGTTACTCCAGCAGAATTACAGATAAAATAGCTATAGTCAGTGTTTCCCTGTGTTGGACCTGCTCTGTTTTCTACAGCATTTTCCTGTTGTATGATAACCTACAGCACCCAGGCAGATATAATTCTTGCTATGGAGAGTGCGTAGTTATTATTAATGGAGATGTGGACttatttgttgcttttattattCCCATTGCAGTCATCATAGTTCTGTATGTAAGAGTGTTTGTTGTGGCAGTGTCTCAGGCTCGTGCGACACACTCTAATGTTGCAGCCGTCACTGAGCTTTCAATGAGTCGCCTGATTAGGAAATCTGAGTTGAAAGCAGGCAGGACTCTGGgtgttgttgtagttgtgttTCTGATGTGCTACTCTCCATATTATTGTCTCTGTCTGACAGCTGGTGACATCTTGATCGGTTCTTCCACCGAGGCTTTGATGAGCTTTGTGATGTATTTTAACTCGTGTCTGAACCCTgtgatttatgttttgttttacccctggtttagaaaagcGGTAAAACACATAGTTTCTTTGAGGATTCTGCAGCCTGGCTCCTGTGATGTCAACATCTTAGAGAGAGACACTTGA
- the LOC114847610 gene encoding trace amine-associated receptor 8b-like gives MMMDDPDLCFPQLLNTSCRKPKRPHSPQVFFINTLLSLNSVLTAALNLLVIITISHYRQLHTPTNLLLLSLAAADFIVGLQQMPFGILIWHGCWFLSDIVCALNSFLGFVTTSVSVGNMLLISVDRYLAICEPMYYPTKVTVTAVRLCVCLCWILSVIYSSWILRDLFTKPDRYLTCFGECVVAISYIEGTVDFLLTFVGPITVIIVLYMRVFVVAVSQARAMRSHVVAFKPQSSATANKSELKAARNLGVVVVVFLLCFSPYYIYSVTGGNNLDSLSQIWLLYFNSCLNPVIYALFYPWFRKAIKHIITLQILQPGSCEANLL, from the exons ATGATGATGGATGATCCCGACCTctgcttccctcagctcctAAATACCTCCTGCAGGAAGCCAAAGCGTCCTCACTCGCCTCAAGTGTTTTTTATTAACACCCTACTGTCCCTCAACTCTGTGCTCACTGCTGCTCTCAACCTCTTggtcatcatcaccatctctCACTACAG GCAGCTTCACAcccccaccaacctcctcctcctctctctagCAGCCGCAGACTTTATTGTTGGACTTCAGCAGATGCCATTTGGAATTCTGATCTGGCACGgctgctggttcctcagtgACATTGTATGTGCTCTAAATTCATTTTTAGGTTTTGTAACTACTAGTGTTTCTGTGGGGAACATGTTGCTGATTTCAGTTGACCGCTACCTGGCCATCTGTGAGCCAATGTATTACCCCACTAAAGTGACTGTAACAGCAGtgaggctctgtgtgtgtctgtgttggattctgtctgttatttacagcagctggattCTAAGGGACCTCTTCACAAAGCCAGACAGGTATTTGACCTGTTTTGGAGAGTGTGTAGTTGCCATTAGTTATATTGAAGGAACCGTAGACTTTCTCCTGACGTTTGTGGGTCCCATAACAGTCATCATAGTCCTGTAcatgagggtgtttgtggtggccgTGTCTCAGGCTCGTGCCATGCGCTCTCATGTTGTAGCTTTCAAACCTCAGAGTTCAGCAACTGCAAACAAGTCTGAACTGAAAGCTGCCAGAAATCTAGGTGTGGTAGTAGTTGTTTTCCTCCTGTGCTTCTCACCTTATTACATCTACAGTGTTACAGGTGGGAACAACTTAGACAGCCTCTCTCAGATCTGGCTGCTGTATTTTAACTCATGTCTGAACCCTGTGATATACGCTCTGTTctacccctggtttagaaaagcTATAAAACACATTATCACTCTTCAGATCCTGCAGCCAGGCTCCTGTGAAGCCAATCTACTGTAG